Proteins from a genomic interval of Plasmodium reichenowi strain SY57 chromosome 11, whole genome shotgun sequence:
- a CDS encoding hypothetical protein (conserved Plasmodium protein, unknown function) has product MNKLNFEKKKKNGDTSECEKSQDSDDEIMVVNRKIKSKIYLTPDKKKKNEVKNNHQVKKMYTNTFQSNDNIHSKGTNIRSIKNLSSFHVHNKDYKLNKNVTSIIMDQKDKNDINRSSKKKHENKTALESIMKTGINTLQSNEKKVDIYEQNVETKENDLSNNEIYISDDIKKEVNKNNHNNNYSRDGNINQNKSNNNKNYYTSYGEIIHDENVKCGQNNTIKDVNEQKKKNFYYNSETNKDDSYTLNHNISTIKDNNYINTQSSSLIKFDDFALEEINKELEKLIEEENDIQEKLIYLTDKELDITIKLKNIKHKKNIQEIENKKKEYQGEYLT; this is encoded by the coding sequence ATGaacaaattaaattttgaaaaaaaaaaaaaaaatgggGATACTAGTGAATGTGAAAAAAGCCAAGATTCTGACGATGAAATAATGGTTGttaatagaaaaataaaatccAAAATTTACCTAACTCcagataaaaaaaaaaaaaatgaggTTAAAAATAACCATCAAGTAAAGAAAATGTATACTAACACATTTCAATCGAATGATAATATCCATAGTAAAGGTACAAACATTCGTTCAATAAAAAATCTGTCTTCTTTTCATGTTCATAATAAAGActataaattaaataaaaatgtaacTTCAATTATTATGGACCAAAAAGATAAAAACGATATTAATAGGTcaagtaaaaaaaaacatgaGAATAAAACAGCTTTGGAAAGTATCATGAAAACAGGAATAAATACATTACAGAGTAATGAGAAAAAAGtagatatatatgaacaaaatgtagaaacaaaagaaaatgatttaagtaataatgaaatatatatttctgatgatataaaaaaggaagtaaacaaaaataatcataataataattattcaaGGGATGGTAATATTAAccaaaataaaagtaataataataaaaattattatactTCATATGGTGAAATAATACATGATGAAAACGTTAAATGTGGGCAAAATAATACCATCAAAGATGTAAAcgaacaaaaaaaaaaaaatttctaTTATAATTCTGAGACAAATAAAGATGATTCTTATACATtaaatcataatatatcCACAATTAAAGACAACAActatataaatacacaAAGCTCTTCTCTTATAAAATTTGATGATTTTGCCCttgaagaaataaataaagaattagAAAAGCTTAttgaagaagaaaatgatatacaagaaaaattaatttatttgacggataaagaattagatataacaataaaattaaaaaatataaagcacaagaaaaatatacaagaaatagaaaataaaaagaaggAATATCAAGGTGAATATctaacataa
- a CDS encoding serine/threonine protein kinase, putative, producing the protein MSKDKRNWFASNSFDSSNDEKKSKNGNKIYKSKHEENSPDGDSYKINNNEKEKSKEKLKKDQKKKSKEIYNSFNSPNSTSSDSDENGLHLNFSNASSSSSENGFKILRTQENEDKLLEERRRKREALKEKLKNMVKENEQNKNASDILQNDQINKDYNNETFLFSENKNDNVIITNEIPSNPSYIDQNDAACIFAPNNDVIEDTCSSLSSDHEIIEEKQNKEKPEAVKECSDLYNDLKKKIDEEKAKIRSFIIKQKELHERLKMNVDDSLYVNKSKGNADTHNNLTNKKSPLKNEEDEMKEEYDEDNDDFDMFSCVQANKKRKVEKVHITDYYTTGNNANLSDNWNDSEGYYKAMVGEVIDKRYSVVCELVGKGVFSNVLKCYDMVNKIPVAVKVIRDNDMMKKAAEKEISILKKLNQYDKDNKRHIIRLLSSIKYKNHLCLVFEWMWGNLRIALKKYGNGHGLNATAVHCYTKQLFIALRHMRKCRIMHADLKPDNILINEKFNALKVCDLGSASDISENEITSYLVSRFYRAPEIILGFRYDAQIDVWSAAATVFELATGKILFPGKSNNHMIKLMMEYKGKFSHKMIKGGQFYSQHFNENLDFLYVDRDHYSKKEVVRVISDLRPTKNITCDLLEHQYWLKGNSPKMQFLKKKIKQLGDLLEKCLILDPSKRYTPDQALQHPYLRESIHFSKSQNE; encoded by the exons ATGTCCAAAGATAAGAGAAACTGGTTTGCATCCAATTCTTTTGATTCTAGCAACGACGAAAAAAAATCTAAGAATggaaataaaatttataaatcaAAACATGAAGAGAATAGTCCTGATGGTgattcatataaaataaataataacgaaaaagaaaaaagtaaagaaaaattaaaaaaagatcaaaagaaaaaatctaaagaaatttataattcatttaattcTCCTAATTCTACTAGTAGCGATTCGGATGAAAATGGATTACATCTAAATTTTTCCAACGCATCaa GTTCGAGTAGTGAAAACGGATTTAAGATACTACGAACGCAAGAAAATGAGGATAAACTTCTAGAagaaagaagaagaaaaagagaagcattaaaagaaaaattaaaaaacaTGGTTAAGgaaaatgaacaaaataaaaatgcGAGTGATATACTACAGAATGATCAGATAAATAAAGATTATAACAATGAAACTTTTTTGTTTAgtgaaaataaaaatgataatgttataataacaaaCGAAATACCATCTAATCCATCATATATCGACCAAAA TGATGCGGCCTGCATTTTTGCACCCAACAATGATGTTATTGAAGATACGTGCTCATCACTCTCATCAGATCATGAAATTATagaagaaaaacaaaataaagaaaaacCAGAAGCAGTGAAAGAATGTAGTGATTTGTAtaatgatttaaaaaaaaaaattgatgAAGAAAAGGCCAAAATTAGGtcatttataataaaacagAAAGAATTACATGAAAGATTAAAAAtg AATGTGGATGATAGTTTATATGTGAATAAAAGTAAGGGAAATGCAGATacacataataatttaacTAATAAGAAGAGTCCTcttaaaaatgaagaagatgaAATGAAAGAAGAGTACGATGAGGATAATGATGATTTTGATATGTTTTCCTGTGTACAAgcaaataaaaaaagaaaagttGAAAAAGTACATATAACTGATTATTACACAACAGGAAATAATGCAAATTTGTCAGATAATTGGAATGATTCAGAGGGATATTACAAG gCTATGGTTGGCGAGGTTATTGATAAAAGATACAGTGTTGTGTGTGAACTGGTGGGGAAAGGTGTTTTTTCAAATGTATTAAAGTGTTATGATATGGTAAATAAAATTCCTGTAGCTGTAAAAGTTATTAGAGATAATGATATGATGAAAAAGGCTGcagaaaaagaaatatcTATTTTGAAGAAGTTAAATCAATATGATAAGGACAATAAAAGGCACATCATTCGTTTATTAAGtagtataaaatataaaaatcatTTATGTTTAGTATTTGAGTGGATGTGGGGTAACTTAAGAATAGCACTGAAAAa GTATGGAAATGGACATGGACTAAACGCAACAGCCGTTCATTGTTACACAAAGCAATTATTTATTGCCCTAAGACATATGAGAAAATGTCGAATAATGCATGCTGATC taAAACCGgataatattcttattaatgaaaaatttaaCGCCTTAAAAGTTTGCGATTTAGGAAGTGCAAGTGATATATcagaaaatgaaattaCGTCATATTTAGTTAGTAGATTTTATAGAGCACCTGAAATTATTTTGGGTTTTCGATACGACGCTCAGATTGATGTATGGTCAGCTGCTGCAACTGTTTTTGAATTGGCAACGGGTAAAATATTGTTTCCG GGTAAATCAAATAATCATATGATAAAACTGATGATGGAATATAAAGGCAAATTTTCAcataaaatgataaaagGTGGGCAATTTTATTCTCAACAttttaatgaaaatttaGATTTTCTTTATGTGGATAGAGATCATTATTCCAAAAAAGAAGTTGTTAGAGTTATATCTGATTTGAGACCTAcgaaaaatataacatgtGATTTATTGGAGCATCAATATTGGTTGAAGG gAAATAGTCCTAAAATGCaatttttgaaaaaaaaaataaaacaacTAGGAGATTTATTAGAGAAATGTTTAATTCTAGATCCATCTAAACGATATACTCCAGATCAAGCTTTACAACATCCTTATTTAAGAGAATCTATTCATTTTTCAAAATCTCAAAATGAATAA
- a CDS encoding glycerol-3-phosphate dehydrogenase, putative, translating into MLKFSILYFYLIFQAITCFSVNQINVGNKYSLIGNPQSNVPLKVSIIGSGNWGTVVSKIIGMNAQKLKIFHPIVKMYVKEEIVEEEKLSDIINKKKENIKYMKGMKIPENILAISNLKEVIDDADLLIFVLPHQYLDNVLDEIVQNNNLKKNARAISLIKGIKMVRSKPQLLSDIIEKKLHIECLALSGSNIAEELSREHFSESTIGFEKKGNEVIWQNLFDRTYFKVNCIQDKPGVEICGALKNVIALGVGFIDGLTASYNTKSAIIRIGLEEMKKFAKMFFPNVLDETFLDSCGLADLITTCLGGRNFKCAKEFAKRKGRDSWELIEAELLNGQKLQGIDTTKEVYDVLEYHQLKTEFPLICTIYEISFQKKNPCSIIDVLSTKKLRNIKYK; encoded by the exons atgttgaaattttccattttatatttctacCTTATATTTCAAGCAATTACATGTTTTTCTGTAAATCAGATTAATGTAggaaataaatattctcTGATAGGAAATCCTCAAAGTAATGTACCATTAAAg gTATCTATTATTGGTAGTGGGAATTGGGGAACAGTCGTTTCAAAAATTATTGGAATGAACGCTCAAAagttaaaaatatttcatcCAATT GTTAAAATGTATGTTAAAGAAGAAATTGTGGAGGAAGAAAAGCTATCTGATATTATcaataaaaagaaagaaaacataaaatatatgaaagGAATGAAAATTCCTGAAAATATTCTAGCCATTTCAAACTTGAAGGAAGTTATTGATGATGCAGATTtgttaatatttgtattacCACACCAATACTTGGAT AATGTACTTGATGAAATtgtacaaaataataatcttAAGAAAAACGCAAGAGCCATTAGTCTAATAAAAGGTATTAAAATGGTAAGGTCAAAACCTCAACTACTATCAGatattatagaaaaaaaattgcATATTGAATGTTTGGCTTTGTCAGGATCAAACATAGCAGaa GAATTATCTCGTGAACACTTCAGTGAAAGTACTATAGgttttgaaaaaaaaggaaatgaGGTCATATGGCAAAATCTATTTGATAGGACGTATTTTAAAGTTAATTGTATACAAGATAAACCAGGAGTAGAA ATATGTGGAGCTctaaaaaatgttatagCCTTAGGGGTTGGATTTATAGATGGATTAACAGCTAGCTATAATACAAAATCGGCTATTATTCGAATTGGTTTAGAAGAGATGAAAAAATTTGCTAAAATGTTTTTTCCTAACGTTTTGGAT GAAACCTTTTTAGACAGTTGCGGACTAGCGGATCTTATAACCACATGCTTGGGAGGAAGAAATTTTAAGTGTGCAAAGGAATTTGCAAAGAGAAAAGGGAGAGATTCATGGGAATTAATAGAAGCGGAATTATTAAATGGGCAAAAACTTCAg GGGATTGATACAACAAAAGAAGTATACGATGTTTTGGAGTATCATCAATTGAAAACCGAATTTCCATTAATCTGTACAATTTATGAAATATcatttcaaaaaaaaaatccaTGTAGCATAATTGATGTTCTTTCgacaaaaaaattaagaaatataaaatacaaataa